Proteins from a single region of Trichoderma asperellum chromosome 3, complete sequence:
- a CDS encoding uncharacterized protein (TransMembrane:1 (o554-572i)~EggNog:ENOG41~antiSMASH:Cluster_3.8) yields the protein MSSSSASLPGGRPALAPATYFPPGEEIMLRPRRQLACVRCQQRKVKCDHKDPCATCAKAGVPCVASNQVQRRRKRRLPERELLDRIRNYEDLLTQHNIKFEPLHPRGPESSVSAPKGSPDSHVEEPCESDDEPGTTTASSHAGTSSPRRRVRAAKQMLHTMNQEFRDRTDGDSSDDEVRGVVFKRAWDQEIADDAHLLFGFGWHQTIVDIHTLHPQPFQIFQLWQVYLDNVDPLLKITHTHSLQKRLIAAATNLMTITPELEALMFGIYCMAISSLTENECRAMFASSKVDLLPRFQLGCQQALLNSRFMRSTNRDCLTALCLYLISVRPTTAPQSLSSILGTAIRIAQRMGLHSEATLAKASPLEAEMGRRLWWSLILFDTRIGEMADLHATALLPTWDCRVPLTINDSDIREEMKESPQVQGKLTDVIFAVCRSELADFVRYTKFHLGFFGPGLRPSATTGQEVPQGSEIDTFHKMMEEKYLKFCDPENAIHFMTIWTTRGNIAKYRLVEHHFRYSGSSLHHAETQRDAALSYALRMLECNTKLMTSPLTKGFIWMVHCYFPFIAYIQIIQHLKWRPKSAQATDAWKIMNDNYHALIEVLSVTDSFFGLLTNMILQAWEVRESAYKQSGYPLETPLLVSSIRQSRELLIPEECGNSIKQSGSAPEIGYSDVPAYYDIDMDHLDWSAMDWDLGYKGANDPKHDEQQLPNALQ from the exons ATGTCCTCCTCATCGGCCAGCCTTCCGGGAGGGCGCCCTGCCTTGGCGCCGGCAACATATTTCCCTCCGGGTGAGGAGATTATGCTACGGCCGCGGCGACAGCTGGCTTGCGTGCGTTGCCAGCAGCGCAAGGTCAAGTGCGATCACAAAGATCCGTGTGCCACATGTGCCAAGGCGGGTGTGCCATGTGTCGCATCAAACCAAGTCCAGCGCCGTCGAAAGAGACGACTGCCAGAGAGGGAGCTCCTCGACCGGATTCGCAACTATGAGGATTTGCTCACCCAGCACAACATCAAGTTTGAACCGCTTCACCCACGCGGGCCGGAGTCATCTGTCTCAGCACCCAAGGGGTCTCCCGACTCGCATGTTGAGGAGCCATGCGAATCTGACGATGAGCCCGGAACCACTACTGCCTCATCTCACGCAGGTACCAGCTCTCCAAGGCGGAGGGTGCGCGCGGCCAA GCAGATGTTGCACACAATGAACCAAGAG TTCCGTGATCGCACCGATGGCGACTCGTCAGACGATGAAGTGCGGGGGGTTGTCTTCAAGAGGGCATGGGATCAGGAAATCGCGGACGATGCTCACCTCCTCTTTGGATTTGGTTGGCACCAGACGATAGTAGACATACACACCTTGCACCCTCAGCCATTCCAGATATTCCAGCTGTGGCAAGTCTATCTCGATAACGTTGATCCGCTTCTGAAGATAACGCACACTCACAGTCTTCAAAAGCGCCTGATCGCGGCCGCAACCAATCTCATGACCATCACGCCAGAGTTGGAGGCGCTCATGTTTGGGATTTACTGCATGGCCATTTCAAGCCTGACTGAGAATGAGTGTCGAGCAATGTTTGCCTCGTCCAAGGTTGATCTTCTGCCTCGGTTCCAGCTTGGTTGCCAGCAGGCTCTTCTGAACAGTCGCTTCATGCGGAGTACGAACCGAGACTGCTTGACGGCATTGTGTCTATACCTC ATATCGGTTCGACCCACCACTGCTCCGCAGTCTCTGTCATCTATCCTTGGCACTGCCATTCGTATCGCGCAACGCATGGGCCTTCACAGTGAAGCTACCTTGGCGAAGGCATCCCCACTCGAGGCTGAGATGGGCCGGAGGCTCTGGTGGTCTCTGATACTTTTCGACACTCGAATTGGAGAAATGGCCGACTTACATGCTACTGCGTTACTTCCAACCTGGGACTGCCGAGTGCCGCTTACCATCAACGACTCCGATAtcagagaagagatgaaggAGTCCCCTCAGGTCCAAGGAAAGTTGACCGATGTCATTTTCGCGGTTTGTCGCAGCGAACTTGCGGATTTTGTTCGCTATACCAAGTTTCATCTAGGGTTTTTCGGCCCTGGTCTTCGTCCCTCTGCGACGACGGGTCAAGAGGTCCCTCAGGGTTCTGAAATTGACACATTTCATAAAATGATGGAAGAAAAGTACCTGAAGTTTTGTGATCCGGAAAACGCGATTCATTTCATGACTATATGGACAACAAGAGGAAACATTGCCAAGTACCGCTTAGTAGAACACCACTTCAGATACTCGGGCTCTTCGCTGCATCACGCTGAGACTCAGCGAGATGCCGCTCTCTCGTACGCGCTTAGAATGCTCGAGTGCAATACAAAGCTCATGACTTCACCGCTAACCAAAGGCTTCATCTGGATGGTCCATTGCTATTTCCCCTTTATTGCGTACATCCAGATCATCCAACACCTCAAGTGGCGGCCCAAGAGTGCTCAGGCTACGGATGCATGGAAAATCATGAACGACAACTACCACGCGCTCATTGAGGTTCTGTCTGTGACGGATAGCTTCTTCGGACTTTTAACGAACATGATTTTACAGGCTTGGGAAGTCCGGGAGAGTGCGTACAAGCAATCAGGGTACCCGCTGGAGACACCGCTGCTCGTGTCATCTATTCGGCAAAGCCGAGAACTTCTGATTCCTGAGGAATGCGGCAATAGCATCAAGCAATCTGGCTCTGCTCCAGAAATTGGGTACTCTGATGTACCTGCCTATTATGACATCGACATGGATCACTTGGACTGGTCTGCGATGGACTGGGATTTGGGTTACAAGGGGGCCAATGATCCAAAGCACGACGAGCAACAGCTCCCAAACGCCTTGCAATGA
- a CDS encoding uncharacterized protein (EggNog:ENOG41~antiSMASH:Cluster_3.8), which produces MSTTSTLPTRWVNTPWPLLNAPQEDTTSHYAVHIATDMVHVHNIFLRALNSIILQSPYVVKPGDIVDLLFYTKTVVITIDAHHFGEEEYLFPALAAYTKNQDIMSVNQAQHAAFHTGLSRLGEYCKSTSPAEYSYTTFKGLIDAFAPSLYEHLRDEIPTMLALKVYPSDELKRMWVQAEKHITDVGSYDEMFPLAFGCMDRGFEGGRHKFPPAPWWVAWVVQYWFARRHQSVWRFNPCDMWRVPRPLKFLPIDMDGELDT; this is translated from the exons ATGAGCACAACAAGCACACTACCCACTCGATGGGTAAATACGCCGTGGCCGCTTCTCAACGCGCCGCAAGAAGACACC ACATCCCACTATGCCGTCCACATCGCCACCGACATGGTCCATGTCCACAACATCTTCCTCCGCGCCctcaacagcatcatccTACAATCACCATATGTTGTTAAACCGGGAGACATTGTAGACTTGCTGTTCTACACCAAAACAGTCGTGATTACCATTGATGCTCACCACTTCGGGGAAGAGGAATACCTGTTCCCAGCACTAGCAGCCTATACGAAGAACCAGGACATCATGTCCGTGAACCAGGCCCAGCACGCTGCTTTCCACACAGGGCTGTCACGCCTAGGTGAATACTGCAAATCTACTAGCCCGGCCGAGTATTCGTACACGACGTTTAAGGGCCTGATCGATGCCTTTGCGCCGTCATTGTACGAGCACCTGCGCGATGAGATTCCCACCATGCTCGCTCTCAAGGTGTACCCGAGCGACGAGCTCAAGCGCATGTGGGTTCAGGCCGAGAAGCACATTACCGATGTGGGGAGCTACGATGAGATGTTCCCTTTGGCGTTCGGATGCATGGATCGCGGGTTTGAAGGCGGGAGGCACAAGTTCCCGCCAGCACCTTGGTGGGTTGCATGGGTCGTCCAGTACTGGTTCGCCAGGCGGCATCAGAGCGTGTGGCGTTTCAATCCGTGCGATATGTGGAGGGTGCCACGGCCGCTGAAGTTCCTGCCAATAGACATGGACGGAGAGTTGGATACTTGA
- a CDS encoding putative secondary metabolism biosynthetic enzyme (SMCOG1001:short-chain dehydrogenase/reductase SDR~antiSMASH:Cluster_3.8): MSTQTNTTISKEVDVETPFLTGARKSGSSVPFWASYIQSRPNPTEDFFQLINEYHKSHGNNRADIAHDVGTGPGNIAARLAAYFNNVVGSDVNEEVLDAAPSIVPAELLNRMTFIQSSAEALSQKTPAHLGGEGTTDLVVVSECIPLLDHQTALKEFNRVLRPGGTLAIYFYGPAVFADGDVDRCNTAYDKVATRICTFNQPMKNTPGFPIHLRAAEALVSELDNIPLLEEDWESVQRYKWNCDYSLLFNSKAGFDFNFSAVDRRGKADETKTAIDRNFWSEDWGIDNVKAYLDSVYPNYRVKAGDGYSEIEVLLEELNVAMGKQKRKVTFPVVLILATKRPALNGNATPNAKKVQLSLSQNHGGSYGRVNDPAPESIEMANKLLQKNHDDYHIFWRDLNGHNHMAHSILTHFAIGANPAELQRANDDGVGVQRARPDVDSDVVKGLSDDSKLMEIMGDLTQYSNAIEFFERQIDLYGWRAVLHKYCFTRTSVADTILSRMYEGAHHPFIHLGLAVEFELPSITAEALAQAVCHPFSGIPGCLLQTDAEAGDLDPNAPHKPLLDLYKEARANKAILNGPRWEDGPFKMRDGTLGRSKADIICLAAQYRVKPSELQLRAAEVINCSAYIAGAAQRAGKTPKIDFFHMHNVTSSVFLTVLVNDPWISLENKVRLVEWKGRTDLFWYAACGCPQYNIAEIFNYTPGPSAGKGWTELYHDICQMKDDGHVAKFVRAAKSAGEVCRMFEKQDPAAFPMTGEAWIQLARMTYDSTLGVADPEKWVFGAGFPEAWENVPARSQSAAVKPKMFPCPTKEYRKSQYDAIDPSLPALSAAGKNIVITGGGSGIGAATALGFAQAGAASVSIIGRRGNMLESTRSNIESLVPGAHIHTYVSDVTEKDQIGATFKKIHDLVGEIHVLINNAGYKPTVPPTSSAIKDLDVEEWWRCFEVNIKGSFLATQAFLKYKSDEAVVLYVTTALSHFTGFPNNSAYSSSKAGAVRVFSTLQAEHPELRVICLHPGVVNVGGKVSGAKQAGLADDVSLSVGSMVWLASPEADFLKGKYIWANWDVTELKARAKEIAESDLFTMKLGGWPFDSKATKSNLTGR, translated from the exons ATGTCCACACAAACCAATACGACTATAAGCAAGGAGGTTGATGTTGAGACACCCTTTCTTACCGGTGCGCGCAAGAGTGGGAGCAGTGTGCCGTTTTGGGCGTCTTATATACAGTCTCGTCCTAATCCAACCGAGGACTTCTTCCAGCTCATTAACGAGTACCACAAGAG CCACGGTAATAACCGTGCTGACATTGCCCATGATGTTGGAACAGGACCGGGCAACATTGCTGCCCGACTTGCCGCCTACTTTAACAACGTCGTCGGATCAGACGTAAACGAAGAGGTGCTGGACGCCGCTCCCTCCATCGTCCCAGCCGAGCTGCTCAACCGCATGACCTTTATCCAGTCGTCAGCAGAAGCTCTTTCACAGAAAACACCAGCCCACCTCGGCGGTGAGGGAACCACTGACCTTGTTGTTGTGAGCGAATGCATTCCTCTCTTGGATCATCAAACTGCACTGAAAGAATTTAACAGAGTGCTTCGACCTGGGGGAACACTAGCCATTTATTTTTATGGCCCGGCAGTTTTCGCCGATGGTGATGTGGACAGATGCAACACGGCGTATGACAAGGTCGCCACTCGCATCTGCACCTTTAATCAGCCCATGAAAAATACTCCGGGATTTCCTATCCACCTCCGCGCCGCCGAGGCACTAGTTAGCGAGCTGGATAACATCCCCCTGCTTGAAGAAGACTGGGAGAGTGTACAGCGTTACAAGTGGAACTGTGACTATTCGCTCTTGTTCAACAGCAAGGCCGGCTTTGACTTTAACTTCTCAGCTGTGGATCGACGAGGCAAAGCAGATGAGACTAAAACGGCCATTGACCGCAATTTTTGGAGTGAAGATTGGGGTATTGATAATGTCAAGGCGTATTTGGACTCGGTGTATCCGAACTACCGCGTCAAGGCAGGTGACGGGTATTCCGAGATAGAAGTTCtcttggaggagctgaacGTCGCCATGggcaagcagaagagaaaagtcACGTTTCCAGTTGTGCTTATCCTCGCGACGAAGAGACCCGCGCTGAATGGCAACGCCACTCCCAATGCTAAGAAAGTCCAGTTGTCCCTGTCCCAGAATCATGGTGGCAGCTACGGACGTGTCAATGACCCTGCTCCCGAGTCCATCGAAATGGCAAATAAGCTGCTGCAAAAGAACCATGACGACTATCACATATTCTGGAGAGATCTCAACGGGCACAACCACATGGCCCATTCCATCCTGACTCACTTCGCAATCGGGGCGAACCCTGCTGAGCTGCAGCGTGCTAACGACGACGGTGTCGGTGTCCAGCGCGCTCGTCCCGACGTTGACTCGGACGTGGTCAAAGGTCTATCTGACGACAGCAAGCTTATGGAAATCATGGGTGACCTCACGCAATACAGCAATGCGATTGAGTTTTTCGAGCGGCAAATCGACCTGTACGGATGGAGAGCTGTTCTTCACAAGTATTGCTTCACTCGTACCTCTGTTGCCGACACGATTCTTTCTCGGATGTACGAGGGAGCCCATCACCCATTCATTCATCTAGGCCTTGCAGTCGAGTTTGAGCTGCCTAGCATCACGGCTGAAGCCCTCGCTCAGGCCGTGTGTCATCCATTCTCCGGTATTCCAGGCTGTCTTTTACAGACCGATGCAGAGGCTGGAGATCTTGATCCCAACGCTCCACACAAGCCTCTCCTGGACTTGTACAAGGAAGCTCGCGCAAACAAAGCTATTCTGAACGGCCCTCGATGGGAAGACGGACCTTTTAAAATGAGAGACGGGACCCTTGGACGATCAAAGGCGGACATCATCTGTCTAGCTGCCCAGTACCGCGTCAAGCCATCCGAGCTACAACTAAGAGCCGCCGAAGTAATCAACTGCAGCGCTTACATCGCAGGCGCGGCACAGCGAGCCGGGAAGACCCCAAAAATCGACTTTTTCCACATGCACAACGTGACCAGCTCGGTCTTCCTGACTGTCCTGGTCAACGACCCCTGGATCAGCTTGGAAAACAAGGTGAGGCTAGTAGAGTGGAAAGGCCGAACGGATCTCTTCTGGTATGCTGCCTGCGGCTGCCCGCAGTACAACATTGCCGAAATCTTCAACTACACACCCGGTCCAAGCGCTGGCAAGGGATGGACCGAACTATACCATGATATTTGCCAGATGAAGGACGACGGCCACGTTGCCAAGTTTGTGCGCGCGGCCAAGAGCGCAGGCGAGGTGTGTCGGATGTTCGAGAAGCAGGATCCGGCTGCGTTCCCCATGACGGGAGAAGCATGGATTCAGCTCGCTCGCATGACGTACGACTCGACTCTCGGCGTTGCTGATCCTGAGAAGTGGGTTTTTGGAGCTGGATTCCCCGAGGCTTGGGAAAATGTACCTGCTAGATCACAGTCGGCGGCTGTCAAGCCTAAGATGTTTCCCTGCCCCACCAAGGAATATCGCAAGTCACAATATGACGCTATTGATCCTTCTTTACCAGCTCTGTCGGCAGCTGGGAAGAACATCGTCATCACTGGTGGCGGCTCTGGTATCGGCGCAGCAACTGCCCTAGGATTTGCCCAGGCCGGAGCCGCCAGTGTCAGCATCATTGGTCGTAGGGGCAACATGCTCGAATCGACCAGGAGCAATATCGAATCACTGGTTCCTGGTGCTCATATCCACACCTACGTCTCTGATGTCACAGAGAAGGACCAAATCGGCGCCACATTCAAGAAAATTCACGACCTTGTCGGCGAGATCCACGTCTTGATCAACAATGCGGGCTACAAACCTACCGTTCCGCCAACATCGAGCGCCATCAAGGACCTCGACGTGGAAGAGTGGTGGCGCTGCTTCGAAGTCAACATCAAGGGCTCGTTCCTCGCCACGCAAGCCTTCCTAAAGTACAAGTCCGACGAGGCTGTGGTGCTCTACGTGACGACGGCGCTGTCCCATTTCACCGGCTTTCCCAACAATTCTGCCTATAGCTCGAGCAAAGCAGGCGCTGTGAGAGTCTTCAGCACGCTCCAAGCCGAGCATCCCGAGCTTAGAGTGATTTGTCTACACCCAGGAGTTGTAAATGTTGGAGGCAAAGTCAGCGGCGCAAAGCAGGCCGGCTTAGCAGACGATG TCTCCCTCTCTGTCGGTAGCATGGTCTGGCTCGCTAGCCCAGAAGCCGATTTCCTCAAGGGCAAGTATATCTGGGCCAATTGGGACGTTACAGAGCTAAAAGCGAGGGCAAAGGAGATTGCCGAAAGCGATCTATTTACTATGAAATTAGGGGGTTGGCCATTTGACAGCAAAGCTACAAAATCCAATCTGACAGGCAGATAA
- a CDS encoding uncharacterized protein (EggNog:ENOG41~antiSMASH:Cluster_3.8), protein MPAPAEVQAATIDKFIEGWGTNNPEAWVELWTDDCTNKILPFSLNAPPMSKDTVVSKALPKLFGNLTNWKLQVYDIVHDTKKSKAAIYATSKADTPFGDFKWANEYAAFVTLTEDGKQISKIEEMVDTAFFAEMDRQGAAHAAAAAAAANPTTTVSA, encoded by the exons ATGCCTGCTCCAGCTGAGGTCCAAGCCGCCACCATCGATAAGTTCATTGAGGGATGGGGCACAAACAACCCCGAAGCGTGGGTTGAACTATGGACTGATGACTGCACCAACAAGATCCTGCCTTTCTCACTCAATGCGCCACCCATGAGCAAGGACACTGTTGTTTCGAAGGCTCTTCCCAAGCTTTTTGGGAACCTCACCAACTGGAAG TTGCAAGTTTACGACATCGTTCACGAtaccaagaagagcaaggctgCCATCTACGCAACTTCCAAAGCTGACACTCCCTTCGGCGACTTTAAGTGG GCCAACGAATATGCGGCTTTCGTCACCTTGACTGAAGACGGAAAACAGATTAGCAAGATTGAGGAGATGGTCGACACCGCCTTCTTTGCTGAGATGGATCGACAAGGTGCTGCCcatgctgccgccgcagctgcagccgctaACCCTACCACTACTGTTTCTGCCTAG